A DNA window from Streptomyces parvus contains the following coding sequences:
- a CDS encoding FAD-dependent monooxygenase, translating into MTRSESTDVLVVGAGPVGLTLAAELRRAGVACRIVDRLPARLPYAKAVGVQPRTLELFERMGLVREVLDAAVPMRGQLTYVNGVEQGRVELALPPEVPYGFAALPQCDTERLLEEFLGRYGTGIERSTALVAFAQDPAGVTSRLTTTSGDETEVRSRFLVGCDGAHSAVRKGLGLTFEGGAFPEEYMLADVEVGWDLPPGYGVRSMHRGEDGAVDDLLVCVPLPGNGRYRMSMLVPPELSAARQASGAAGGGDGVAHGLEGGTAPALPDIQKVLDRLAPKPVTASALRWSSVFRISHRLVDRYGAGRVFVAGDAAHIHPPTGAQGMNTGIQDACNLAWKLALANEGAAGPRVLPGYDAERHPVGEEVVGRTVRHAAEGVQADPADRETLLLREAQLLVGYRESPLVTPLAPDDPAPLRPGDRAPDCGGLTGDIAAYPVRLFDVLRGRGHVLLVYGDHPAGDTAADLASAARELTGGRMETHRILPADAPDRPTGIPHHHDSRGEFARHYGAGEGAAFVVRPDGYLTACLQPPEVRALKEALEKIFEP; encoded by the coding sequence GTGACACGCAGCGAATCGACCGACGTCCTCGTGGTGGGCGCGGGCCCGGTCGGCCTGACGCTGGCCGCGGAACTGCGGCGGGCGGGGGTGGCCTGCCGGATCGTGGACCGGCTGCCCGCCCGGCTGCCGTACGCCAAGGCGGTGGGCGTCCAGCCGCGCACCCTGGAGCTCTTCGAGCGGATGGGCCTGGTGCGGGAGGTGCTGGACGCGGCGGTCCCGATGCGCGGGCAGCTGACGTACGTGAACGGGGTCGAGCAGGGCCGGGTCGAACTGGCCCTGCCGCCCGAGGTGCCGTACGGCTTCGCCGCGCTGCCGCAGTGCGACACCGAGCGCCTTCTGGAGGAGTTCCTCGGGCGCTACGGCACCGGGATCGAGCGGTCGACCGCGCTGGTGGCGTTCGCCCAGGATCCCGCCGGGGTGACCAGCCGGCTGACGACGACGTCCGGGGACGAGACGGAGGTCCGCTCCCGGTTCCTGGTGGGGTGCGACGGGGCGCACTCCGCGGTGCGCAAGGGGCTCGGGCTCACCTTCGAGGGCGGCGCGTTCCCCGAGGAGTACATGTTGGCCGATGTGGAGGTGGGGTGGGACCTGCCGCCCGGGTACGGGGTGCGCTCGATGCACCGCGGCGAGGACGGCGCGGTCGACGATCTGCTGGTCTGCGTCCCGCTGCCGGGGAACGGCCGCTACCGGATGTCGATGCTGGTGCCGCCGGAGCTGTCCGCCGCGCGGCAGGCCTCCGGTGCGGCGGGCGGCGGTGACGGGGTGGCACACGGCCTGGAAGGCGGTACGGCCCCCGCGCTCCCCGACATCCAGAAGGTCCTGGACCGGCTGGCGCCCAAGCCGGTCACCGCGTCCGCGCTGCGCTGGTCGTCGGTGTTCCGGATCAGCCACCGGCTGGTGGACCGGTACGGGGCGGGCCGGGTGTTCGTCGCCGGGGACGCGGCGCACATCCATCCGCCGACCGGCGCTCAAGGCATGAACACCGGGATCCAGGACGCCTGCAACCTGGCGTGGAAGCTGGCGCTCGCCAACGAGGGCGCGGCGGGGCCGCGGGTGCTCCCCGGTTACGACGCGGAGCGGCACCCGGTCGGCGAGGAGGTGGTGGGCCGGACCGTCCGGCACGCCGCCGAAGGGGTGCAGGCGGACCCGGCGGACCGGGAGACGCTGCTGCTGCGCGAGGCCCAGCTCCTGGTCGGCTACCGGGAGAGCCCGCTGGTGACGCCCCTCGCCCCGGACGACCCGGCCCCGCTGCGTCCGGGCGACCGGGCCCCGGACTGCGGCGGCCTCACCGGGGACATCGCCGCCTACCCGGTGCGCCTCTTCGACGTGTTGCGCGGCCGCGGGCACGTCCTGCTGGTGTACGGGGACCACCCGGCGGGAGACACCGCCGCCGATCTGGCTTCGGCGGCAAGGGAGTTGACCGGCGGCCGGATGGAGACGCACAGGATCCTGCCCGCCGACGCCCCGGACCGGCCGACAGGGATCCCCCATCACCACGACAGCCGGGGTGAGTTCGCGCGCCACTACGGGGCGGGCGAGGGAGCGGCCTTCGTCGTACGTCCGGACGGATACCTGACGGCCTGTCTCCAGCCGCCCGAGGTCAGGGCTTTGAAGGAGGCGCTGGAGAAGATCTTCGAGCCGTGA